Proteins encoded by one window of Rhodobacteraceae bacterium IMCC1335:
- a CDS encoding NAD(P)-binding protein produces the protein MSHSHSESGIATHRLSAEAYQQNFSDLHPALDGHEALVAADRCYFCYDAPCITACPTDIDIPLFIRQIATGTADAAAKTIFTQNILGGMCARVCPTETLCEEACVREAAEGKPVEIGRLQRYATDSLMIKGTHPFKRAAETGKTIAVIGAGPAGLACAHRLAMHGHKVSLFDAQQKAGGLNEFGIAAYKSTNDFAAAEVDWLLQIGGIQLHLGQRLGQDLQLPQLLEDHDAVFLGMGLGGVNALGLPSEHIDNVENAVEFIHELRQSENLAALEIGRNIVVIGGGMTAVDASVQAKLLGAEHVHLVYRRGRAQMNASLYEQDLAATKGVNIIANAEPIAVHGNGAIREIEFAYTRSSENGLERTGETFRLAADQVFKAIGQTLHDAPAELTLEGRKIAVSENGQTSHPKVWAGGDCAAGGDDLTVTAVAQGRDAAENIHQTLMG, from the coding sequence ATGTCACACTCGCATTCTGAATCCGGCATTGCAACACATCGCCTCAGCGCTGAGGCCTATCAACAGAACTTTTCTGATCTGCATCCCGCTTTGGACGGGCACGAGGCGCTGGTCGCCGCAGATCGCTGTTATTTTTGTTATGACGCGCCCTGCATAACCGCTTGCCCCACCGATATTGATATTCCTCTATTCATTCGTCAAATCGCCACTGGTACCGCGGATGCAGCGGCAAAAACCATATTTACGCAAAATATCCTTGGGGGCATGTGCGCCCGAGTCTGTCCAACAGAAACGCTATGCGAGGAGGCCTGCGTGCGTGAAGCCGCAGAGGGCAAGCCGGTCGAAATCGGGCGTTTACAACGCTATGCAACAGACAGTCTGATGATCAAAGGCACCCACCCGTTTAAGCGGGCTGCAGAAACCGGCAAAACAATCGCCGTGATCGGCGCTGGACCCGCCGGATTGGCCTGCGCGCATCGTTTGGCGATGCATGGCCATAAGGTCAGCCTATTTGACGCCCAGCAAAAAGCCGGCGGTTTGAACGAATTTGGAATTGCCGCCTATAAATCGACCAATGATTTTGCGGCTGCCGAAGTGGATTGGTTGCTTCAAATCGGAGGCATTCAGCTGCATCTGGGCCAACGGCTTGGTCAAGACCTTCAATTACCGCAGCTGCTTGAGGATCATGACGCTGTCTTTTTAGGCATGGGGCTTGGCGGCGTGAACGCGCTTGGGCTGCCCTCAGAGCATATTGATAACGTCGAAAATGCAGTCGAATTCATCCATGAATTGCGCCAATCCGAGAATTTGGCCGCGCTTGAAATAGGCCGCAATATCGTGGTGATCGGGGGTGGAATGACCGCGGTGGATGCCTCGGTGCAGGCAAAATTGCTTGGGGCAGAGCATGTCCATCTGGTGTATCGACGGGGGCGCGCACAAATGAATGCCTCACTGTATGAGCAGGATTTGGCGGCAACCAAAGGCGTGAATATTATCGCCAATGCAGAGCCCATCGCGGTGCATGGCAATGGCGCCATACGCGAAATTGAATTCGCCTATACGCGAAGTTCAGAAAACGGCCTTGAACGCACCGGTGAAACCTTTCGGCTGGCCGCAGATCAGGTGTTTAAAGCAATTGGACAAACTTTACATGACGCCCCCGCAGAGCTGACGCTTGAGGGGCGAAAAATCGCGGTTTCCGAAAATGGCCAAACCTCACATCCTAAAGTTTGGGCCGGAGGGGATTGCGCGGCGGGCGGCGATGATCTGACAGTGACTGCCGTGGCGCAAGGCCGCGATGCCGCCGAAAACATTCATCAAACGCTTATGGGCTGA
- a CDS encoding EamA family transporter, protein MKVNLHKTTLYAHASMVLFSLLVAGSFPIGQVIAYQIDPIALTFLRFLLASVLLGAFLAWRGAFRSADFRPLWRFLLLGGSFSFYFIFMFEALETATPVSTSSIFTLMPFIAICLDRAFFAKRAGWPLLLSLMLGAWGALIVVFKGELSNLLALSLERGEGLFFLGTAAHAFYAVMVPKLRRGESALVFSFGVMVAATLLIFIAAPRPILALDVTQLGAPVYWSLVYLAVFASICSFSCLNYASAYLSSGQLTAYTFLTPFWVALLGLQFLEQKIAPYMMMGGSLILISLIFLLLLGRQRSQAKS, encoded by the coding sequence ATGAAGGTTAATTTGCACAAAACCACCTTATACGCGCATGCGAGCATGGTTTTGTTTTCGCTTTTGGTTGCCGGGTCTTTTCCGATCGGGCAAGTGATCGCTTATCAGATCGATCCAATCGCGCTGACCTTTCTGCGGTTTTTGCTGGCCTCTGTTTTGCTGGGCGCGTTTTTAGCCTGGCGCGGCGCGTTTCGAAGCGCTGATTTTCGTCCTTTGTGGCGCTTTCTTCTATTAGGGGGAAGCTTTTCCTTTTATTTTATTTTCATGTTCGAAGCGCTGGAAACCGCGACACCTGTGTCGACTTCAAGCATTTTCACGTTGATGCCCTTCATCGCAATCTGCTTGGATCGTGCATTTTTTGCCAAGCGTGCAGGGTGGCCGCTGCTGCTGTCTTTGATGCTTGGCGCCTGGGGCGCCTTGATTGTCGTGTTTAAAGGCGAGCTTTCCAACCTGCTGGCGCTTAGTCTTGAGCGCGGCGAGGGGCTGTTTTTTCTAGGCACGGCGGCGCATGCGTTTTATGCGGTGATGGTGCCAAAGCTGCGCCGCGGAGAATCGGCGCTGGTGTTCAGCTTCGGCGTGATGGTGGCGGCAACCCTGTTGATTTTTATCGCGGCGCCGCGCCCGATTTTGGCGCTTGATGTGACACAATTGGGGGCGCCAGTTTATTGGTCTTTGGTATATCTGGCTGTTTTCGCAAGTATTTGCAGTTTCAGTTGTTTGAATTACGCCTCTGCCTATTTGTCGAGCGGCCAACTGACCGCCTATACATTTTTAACACCGTTTTGGGTGGCGTTGCTTGGTCTGCAATTTTTAGAGCAAAAAATTGCGCCCTATATGATGATGGGCGGCAGCTTAATTTTGATCAGTCTGATTTTCTTGCTTCTTTTGGGCCGACAAAGGAGTCAGGCAAAGTCTTAA
- a CDS encoding ribonuclease G, which yields MIGRLILLDHLGGQPAAAKLLDGRLEDLLFEGIGPAPGTVYRAIADRPVKGQGGMFLRTPDGSAFLRQIKGLAPGQAINVQVTGYAEPGKAIPVTAKLLFKSRYVIVTPKAPGLNVSRSIRDEDRREALQALIHDALGPLEMGMILRSACAEGNDTDILDDAETMLARAQEISEQTSSTPLCLAAADGVHLQAWRDWSEPAEIITHDGCFAEYGVLDQLGDLTKADTPIAQGRYYIEQTRAFTAVDVDTGSDGSPATGLKTNLAMARDLPRQLRLRGLGGQIVIDPAPMAKKDRRQVETALKAALRAEPIETNFVGWTTLGLIELQRARVRAPLKAAQLDAWLS from the coding sequence ATGATCGGGCGTTTGATTTTACTTGACCATTTAGGAGGTCAGCCCGCGGCCGCAAAACTGCTGGATGGGCGCTTAGAAGACCTGCTATTTGAGGGTATCGGCCCCGCCCCTGGCACGGTCTATCGCGCAATTGCGGACCGCCCTGTGAAAGGCCAAGGCGGTATGTTCCTGCGTACCCCCGATGGCTCTGCATTTTTGCGCCAGATAAAAGGGTTGGCGCCAGGCCAGGCGATAAATGTACAAGTGACAGGCTATGCCGAGCCAGGAAAAGCCATTCCGGTGACAGCCAAGCTCTTGTTCAAAAGCCGCTACGTTATTGTCACGCCAAAGGCGCCCGGATTAAACGTTTCGCGCAGCATTCGCGATGAGGACCGGCGCGAGGCTTTGCAGGCCCTGATACATGATGCATTGGGCCCTTTGGAAATGGGAATGATTTTGCGATCAGCCTGCGCCGAGGGTAACGATACAGATATTTTAGACGATGCCGAAACTATGCTGGCGCGCGCTCAAGAGATATCGGAGCAGACGTCAAGTACCCCGCTATGCTTGGCGGCCGCAGATGGCGTGCACCTGCAAGCCTGGCGGGATTGGTCAGAGCCAGCCGAGATTATCACCCATGATGGCTGTTTTGCGGAATACGGCGTGCTGGATCAGCTTGGCGACTTAACCAAAGCCGACACCCCCATCGCGCAGGGCCGATATTATATCGAGCAAACCCGCGCTTTTACCGCCGTGGATGTGGATACAGGCAGCGATGGATCACCCGCAACAGGACTAAAAACAAATCTAGCGATGGCGCGCGATTTACCGCGCCAGCTTCGGCTGCGCGGCCTTGGCGGACAAATCGTGATTGATCCGGCGCCCATGGCGAAAAAAGATCGCCGGCAAGTTGAAACTGCGCTCAAAGCCGCTTTGCGCGCCGAACCTATTGAAACCAATTTCGTTGGCTGGACCACGCTTGGGTTGATCGAATTGCAGCGCGCGCGGGTCCGTGCCCCGCTCAAAGCTGCGCAGCTGGACGCGTGGCTCAGCTAA
- the maf gene encoding septum formation protein Maf, with protein sequence MRLILGSASPRRKELLAQIGVRADAIMPPDVDETPLKAELPRAYCRRISLLKAQAIVADPSDIILCGDTTVALGRRIMGKPADRTEADRFLSALSGRRHRVITAITLRKGEKIWQKEVQSAVKMKPLSQLEKQAYLDSEDWRGKAGGYGIQGPAAAFIPWISGSFSAIVGLPLAETAGLLHSAGYPVYQGIS encoded by the coding sequence TTGCGGCTTATTCTTGGATCTGCAAGCCCGCGCCGCAAAGAGTTGTTGGCCCAAATTGGCGTGCGCGCGGATGCGATTATGCCGCCCGATGTGGATGAAACGCCGCTGAAAGCCGAGCTGCCTAGGGCCTATTGCCGCCGCATCAGCTTGCTTAAAGCCCAGGCGATTGTAGCCGATCCAAGCGATATCATTTTATGCGGCGATACAACTGTGGCGCTAGGGCGGAGGATCATGGGAAAGCCCGCAGACCGCACCGAGGCAGACCGGTTTTTATCCGCCCTTTCGGGGCGCCGCCACCGCGTGATTACCGCAATCACCCTGCGCAAAGGTGAAAAAATTTGGCAAAAAGAGGTGCAAAGCGCAGTCAAAATGAAGCCCTTGTCACAGCTTGAAAAACAGGCCTATTTAGACAGTGAGGATTGGCGCGGCAAAGCCGGGGGCTATGGCATTCAAGGGCCGGCAGCGGCCTTTATCCCTTGGATCAGCGGATCCTTCAGCGCAATAGTAGGCCTGCCACTGGCGGAAACCGCAGGGTTGCTGCACAGCGCCGGTTACCCGGTATATCAGGGCATATCATGA